Proteins encoded in a region of the Quercus lobata isolate SW786 chromosome 8, ValleyOak3.0 Primary Assembly, whole genome shotgun sequence genome:
- the LOC115955795 gene encoding WD-40 repeat-containing protein MSI4-like isoform X2 codes for MLDICGVPPQKFRTICSSIDKLDKQPFEQIKKEMVEEKGLSVQTADEIGTFVKERGHPLELLSKLKQQGSKFLGHNGSADALNDLEILFKALEVSKCIDKVVFDLSLARGLDYYTGVISEAVFKGGAQTDGSVPNTLVIANCEVVKPRVAAAEHISQFNEEARSPFVKKFKTIIHPGEVNRIRELPQNSKIVATHTDSPDVLIWDVEAQPNRHAVLGATNSCPNLILTGHQDNAEFALAMCPTEPFVLSGDTVRMFDRRNLTSGGVGSHVHKFEGHNAAVLCVQWSPDKSSVFGSSAEDGILNIWDHEKVGNVGSKMQNVPPGLFFRHAGHRDKVVDFHWNASDPWTIVSVSDDCESTGGGGTLQIWRMIDFIYRPEEEVLAELDSFKSHILTCSS; via the exons ATGTTGGACATATGTGGAGTGCCACCGCAAAAATTCAGAACCATATGTTCAAGTATTGACAAGTTAGATAAACAACCTTTTGAGCAGATAAAAAAGGAAATG GTGGAGGAGAAGGGCTTATCTGTTCAGACAGCAGATGAAATTGGTACTTTTGTGAAGGAAAGGGGACACCCTTTGGAACTACTATCTAAGCTTAAGCAGCAGGGCAGCAAGTTCTTAGGACATAACGGATCTGCTGATGCACTGAATGACCTAGAGATTTTATTTAAAGCTCTTGAAGTGTCAAAGTGTATTGACAAAGTGGTTTTTGACTTGAGTCTTGCCAGAGGCCTTGATTATTATACTGGAGTCATATCTGAGGCTGTTTTTAAAGGTGGTGCACAg ACTGATGGCAGTGTTCCAAATACCCTTGTCATAGCAAACTGTGAGGTAGTTAAACCTAGGGTTGCAGCTGCAGAGCACATATCACAG TTCAATGAGGAAGCGCGTTCTCCATTTGTAAAGAAGTTCAAAACTATTATACATCCTGGTGAG GTGAACAGAATCAGGGAACTCCCACAGAATAGTAAGATCGTGGCCACACACACTGACAGTCCTGAT GTCCTTATTTGGGACGTTGAGGCTCAACCAAATCGTCACGCTGTTCTGGGAGCTACAAATTCTTGTCCAAACTTG ATATTGACCGGGCATCAAGATAATGCTGAATTTGCTCTTGCTATGTGTCCTACTGAACCCTTTGTGCTTTCTGGAG ATACTGTTCGCATGTTTGATCGCCGTAATCTCACCTCTGGGGGTGTTGGGTCACATGTTCATAAATTTGAGGGTCACAATGCAGCTGTCCTTTGTGTACAG TGGTCTCCTGACAAGTCATCCGTCTTTGGAAGTTCTGCTGAGGATGGCATTTTGAACATTTGGGATCATGAGAAG GTTGGTAATGTTGGATCTAAAATGCAAAATGTTCCTCCAGGCTTATTCTTCCGACATGCTGGCCATAG GGACAAGGTTGTGGACTTCCATTGGAATGCATCTGATCCATGGACAATTGTCAGTGTGTCCGATGATTGTGAAAGTACTGGAGGAGGTGGTACACTGCAg ATATGGCGGATGATTGATTTCATATACAGGCCCGAGGAAGAAGTTCTAGCTGAATTGGATTCATTCAAGTCCCACATTTTAACATGTTCCTCTTGA
- the LOC115955795 gene encoding leucine-rich repeat extensin-like protein 5 isoform X1: MRPDQIVWQPYEADFGHLPEFCVAGRDTWTARVPLVCFCIIERHYPDRVLRQFGLAQQQPDNAVYDDRLHKIDLRGKVEKNWREEHGPYIISWEMRRQQLCHAPPQIGEMPRNHAYYVWYRPITRKYVVRNNAKLDIMIQSHLALLEMLPEGSEAHNHVRRVLNNVAGLGRDPAANEEADNGHETEPTVAEIPSTSAAPISIRTRAQRAIASPSTSAARGRGRPATASPSTSATRGRGMPATASPSPSAARGRGRRATTPRVVTSLEMPAPIPHSSPQPEVPPHIPDASPQPEVRSPSPPSQPDFDLSIDDNVTPPILPETPSYPPTSSTAPTPGLYLEHHYPPTASSSDPLGPPVGIDTVQPHTDVPNEHPPHQPSPPRGRPQRTRRAPTCGTGGHKIGHRGSSMHDDEPKDDAPQPPPPPKHYTRVKKRKIGEP, translated from the exons ATGCGGCCAGACCAg ATTGTGTGGCAGCCATACGAGGCAGACTTCGGCCACCTTCCTGAGTTCTGCGTTGCAGGGAGGGATACGTGGACAGCGAGGGTGCCGCTTGTGTGTTTTTGCATAATAGAGAGACACTACCCGGACCGTGTCCTTCGACAGTTTGGGTTGGCGCAGCAGCAGCCTGACAATGCTGTCTACGATGATAGACTGCATAAAATTGACTTACGTGGGAAGGTGGAAAAGAATTGGAGGGAGGAGCATGGACCGTATATCATTTCATGGGAAATGAGACGACAACAACTTTGTCATGCACCTCCTCAGATTGGTGAGATGCCCCGCAATCATGCCTATTACGTCTGGTATCGTCCGATCACTCGAAAGTATGTCGTCCGCAACAACGCTAAATTAGATATAATG ATTCAAAGCCATTTAGCGCTATTGGAGATGCTTCCTGAAGGCAGCGAAGCTCACAACCATGTTCGGCGTGTCCTAAATAATGTGGCTGGCCTTGGTCGTGATCCTGCAGCAAATGAGGAGGCAGACAATGGGCATGAGACTGAACCAACAGTTGCTGAAATCCCAAGCACAAGCGCAGCACCCATAAGTATACGGACCCGTGCTCAGCGTGCTATTGCAAGCCCAAGCACAAGCGCAGCTAGGGGCCGTGGTCGGCCTGCTACAGCAAGCCCAAGCACAAGTGCAACCAGGGGCCGTGGTATGCCTGCTACagcaagcccaagcccaagtgCAGCTAGGGGCCGTGGTCGGCGTGCAACAACCCCTCGGGTTGTAACTAGTCTTGAGATGCCTGCACCCATCCCTCACTCATCTCCTCAGCCTGAGGTCCCTCCACACATCCCAGATGCATCTCCTCAGCCCGAGGTCCGTTCACCCAGCCCACCTTCGCAGCCCGATTTTGATCTCAGTATTGATGACAATGTGACCCCTCCTATACTCCCCGAGACACCGTCTTACCCACCTACCAGCTCTACTGCACCCACTCCTGGCCTCTACTTAGAGCATCATTACCCACCTACCGCATCTTCATCTGACCCTCTGGGACCTCCGGTTGGGATTGACACTGTACAGCCACATACTGATGTACCAAACGAGCATCCCCCTCATCAGCCCTCACCTCCACGAGGTAGACCGCAGCGCACTAGAAGAGCACCCACTTGTGGGACAGGTGGACACAAAATAGGACACCGAGGGAGCTCTATG CATGATGATGAGCCTAAGGATGATGCCCCGCAGCCTCCTCCCCCGCCCAAACATTACACAAGGGTTAAAAAACGCAAAATTGGCGAACCTTGA
- the LOC115957213 gene encoding uncharacterized protein LOC115957213, producing the protein MATDANNKVFPLAFAVVDCESGSSWRWFLQCLRDTIGHVIPEEGICIISDRHLGIKNAIANWPRREDGSTPVFHRYCLRHVVSNFNTHFQNSTLKSTALKARYATQVVKFDAIMESIKQMEIEAIRNKKKVMRKDGKEKNQDYLPYTYLMGESVDMWSQSHDGGRRFRAMTTNISECFNGVLKGARGLPIAALVEFTWNKLVQYFHDRHKEYHFEFSEGKKWSEYANRTWDANKCKSEKHYLKPFSNEELIFQVVTQLNTCSAGRGNHSYEVQLQEKTCSCGKWQNIGIPCSHAIRVCDYLHIDSTTYIHPCYGLNNALNTYEHAFVIPKSQSLWREPIGPKWLPNPALLRAKGRPVKSRIRNEMDGVRNKNREPGWRREDADLIESQPKQTCGLCHVSGHNRKKCPQSRGASTSGHVPD; encoded by the coding sequence ATGGCAACTGACGCTAACAACAAGGTATTCCCTCTCGCGTTTGCTGTTGTGGACTGTGAGTCAGGGTCCAGTTGGAGGTGGTTTTTACAGTGCCTTCGAGATACGATTGGCCACGTGATACCTGAGGAAGGCATTTGCATAATTTCTGACCGACATCTAGGTATCAAAAACGCCATTGCAAACTGGCCTAGAAGGGAAGATGGAAGTACACCAGTATTTCATagatattgccttcgacatgttgTTAGCAACTTCAACACCCATTTTCAAAACTCAACTCTAAAGTCAACGGCGTTGAAAGCGAGATATGCTACTCAAGTGGTGAAATTTGATGCCATAATGGAGTCCATTAAGCAGATGGAAATTGAGGCCATTAGAAATAAGAAGAAGGTGATGAGGAAGGATGGCAAGgaaaagaatcaagattatcTTCCATACACATACCTAATGGGCGAGTCTGTGGATATGTGGAGccagtcacatgatggtggGAGACGTTTTagggcaatgacaaccaacaTATCAGAGTGTTTCAATGGTGTACTGAAAGGTGCACGAGGTCTTCCTATTGCCGCATTAGTTGAGTTCACTTGGAACAAACTTGTTCAATATTTTCATGACCGACACAAAGAATACCATTTTGAGTTCTCAGAGGGTAAGAAATGGAGTGAATATGCCAATCGTACGTGGGATGCAAATAAGTGTAAATCTGAGAAACATTATCTCAAGCCATTTAGCAATGAAGAGCTGATATTTCAAGTAGTTACCCAACTCAACACATGTAGCGCAGGAAGGGGAAACCACAGTTATGAAGTTCAGTTACAGGAAAAAACATGCAGTTGTGGGAAATGGCAAAACATAGGGATcccttgttcacatgcaattagAGTATGTGACTATTTACATATTGATTCGACCACATATATTCACCCATGTTATGGTTTGAACAATGCCCTTAACACTTATGAGCATGCATTTGTGATTCCAAAGTCGCAGTCATTGTGGCGGGAACCCATTGGGCCAAAGTGGTTGCCTAATCCAGCATTGTTGCGGGCTAAAGGTCGACCAGTGAAGTCGAGAATAAGGAATGAGATGGATGGGGTGAGGAATAAGAATCGAGAACCGGGATGGCGGAGGGAGGATGCAGATTTGATAGAGAGTCAACCGAAGCAGACATGTGGACTGTGTCATGTTTCCGGGCATAACCGCAAAAAATGTCCACAGTCCCGTGGCGCTTCCACCAGCGGTCATGTTCCAGACTAG